The Prionailurus viverrinus isolate Anna chromosome B4, UM_Priviv_1.0, whole genome shotgun sequence genome has a window encoding:
- the ARSA gene encoding arylsulfatase A: MVVLWALALAFAIGLATAGPPNIMLIFADDLGYGDLGSYGHPSSTTPNLDQLAAGGLRFTDFYVPVSLCTPSRAALLTGRLPVRMGLYPGVLEPSSRGGLPLEEVTLAEVLAARGYLTGIAGKWHLGVGPEGAFLPPHQGFHRFLGIPYSHDQGPCQNLTCFPPSTPCDGSCDQGLVPIPLLANLSVEAQPPWLPGLEARYVAFARDLMADAQRQGRPFFLYYASHHTHYPQFSGQSFSGRSGRGPFGDSLMELDAAVGALMTAVGDLGLLGETLVIFTADNGPETMRMSHGGCSGLLRCGKGTTFEGGVREPALAFWPGHIAPGVTHELASSLDLLPTLAALTGAPLPNVTLDGVDLSPLLLGTGKSPRQSLFFYSAYPDEVHGVFAVRSGKYKAHFFTQGSAHSDTTADPACHASSPLTAHEPPLLFDLSEDPGENYNLLGGVAEVTPEALEALKQLQLLKAQFDAALTFSPSQMARGEDPALQICCQPSCTPRPSCCHCPEPQP, from the exons ATGGTGGTACTGTGGGCCCTCGCTCTGGCCTTCGCCATAGGCCTGGCCACTGCTGGCCCACCTAACATCATGCTGATCTTTGCTGATGACCTGGGATATGGGGACCTGGGCTCCTACGGGCATCCTAGCTCCACCACCCCCAACCTGGACCAGCTGGCCGCGGGGGGGCTGCGCTTCACCGACTTCTATGTGCCCGTATCTCTATGCACACCCTCCCG GGCTGCCCTCCTGACCGGCCGACTCCCAGTTCGGATGGGCCTGTACCCTGGAGTTCTGGAGCCCAGCTCCCGAGGGGGTCTgcccctggaggaggtgaccctGGCTGAGGTCCTGGCTGCCCGGGGCTACCTCACAGGGATAGCTGGCAAGTGGCAccttggggtggggcctgaggggGCCTTTCTGCCCCCCCACCAGGGCTTCCATCGATTCCTGGGCATCCCATACTCCCATGATCAG GGCCCTTGCCAGAACCTGACCTGCTTTCCGCCATCCACCCCCTGTGATGGCAGCTGTGACCAGGGCCTGGTCCCTATCCCGCTGTTGGCCAACCTGTCCGTGGAGGCACAGCCCCCCTGGCTGCCTGGACTTGAGGCCCGCTATGTGGCTTTCGCCCGTGACCTCATGGCTGATGCCCAGCGCCAGGGCCGGCCATTTTTCCTGTACTACGCCTCTCAC CACACCCACTACCCCCAGTTCAGCGGGCAGAGCTTCTCGGGGCGCTCAGGCCGAGGGCCATTCGGGGACTCCCTGATGGAACTGGATGCAGCGGTGGGGGCTCTGATGACAGCGGTGGGGGACCTGGGGCTGCTCGGAGAGACACTGGTCATCTTCACTGCAGACAATGG GCCTGAGACCATGAGAATGTCCCATGGCGGCTGTTCTGGCCTTCTTCGCTGCGGGAAGGGGACCACCTTTGAGGGAGGTGTCCGAGAGCCTGCCTTGGCCTTCTGGCCAGGCCACATCGCTCCCG GTGTGACCCATGAGCTGGCCAGCTCCTTGGACCTGCTGCCAACCCTGGCAGCCCTGACCGGGGCCCCTCTGCCCAATGTCACCTTGGACGGTGTTGACCTCAGCCCCCTGCTGCTGGGTACAGGCAAG AGCCCCCGGCAGTCTCTCTTCTTCTACTCGGCCTACCCAGACGAGGTCCACGGGGTCTTTGCTGTGCGGAGTGGGAAGTACAAAGCGCACTTCTTCACCCAGG gctctgccCACAGCGACACCACTGCGGACCCTGCCTGCCACGCCTCTAGTCCTCTGACTGCCCACGAGCCCCCGCTGCTCTTCGACCTGTCTGAGGACCCTGGTGAGAACTACAACCTTCTGGGAGGCGTGGCTGAGGTCACGCCCGAGGCGCTGGAGGCACTAAAGCAGCTTCAGCTGCTTAAGGCCCAGTTTGATGCTGCCTTGACCTTCAGCCCCAGCCAGATGGCCCGGGGCGAGGACCCTGCCCTGCAGATCTGCTGTCAGCCCAGCTGCACCCCCCGGCCATCCTGCTGCCACTGCCCAGAGCCCCAGCCCTGA